Proteins co-encoded in one Marmota flaviventris isolate mMarFla1 chromosome 9, mMarFla1.hap1, whole genome shotgun sequence genomic window:
- the LOC114098581 gene encoding olfactory receptor 52A5-like: protein MPFTNGTCFKPWVFTLIGIPGLESVQHWVGIPFFISFILATFGNALLVTIIRIEHSLHEPMYIFLAVLAATDLGLTFCITPKMLAIFWLQSREIHFDSCLIQMYFTHTFQCMESGILLAMAFDRYVAICEPLRHSAILTKKVLITIIMAVTIRASIIIIMCPLLIKLRLKHFQTTVISHSYCEHMAVVKLAAENVRVNKAYGLFVAFSVLGFDVIFIFLSYAFIFQAVFKLPQKEARFKAFNTCTAHIFVFLQFYILTFFTSFIHRFGFNVAPYVHILLSNLYLLVPPLLNPIVYGVKTKQIREGVIKMFTRKG, encoded by the coding sequence ATGCCATTTACCAATGGCACCTGCTTCAAGCCATGGGTCTTCACTCTCATTGGAATTCCAGGCCTTGAATCAGTGCAACACTGGGTTGGGAttccattcttcatttcttttattctggCCACCTTTGGAAATGCTCTGCTTGTCACCATCATTCGCATTGAGCACAGTCTCCATGAGcccatgtatatatttttagctgtattAGCCGCTACTGACCTAGGCCTGACCTTCTGCATTACCCCTAAAATGCTGGCCATCTTTTGGCTTCAGTCAAGAGAGATTCACTTTGACTCCTGTCTGATTCAGATGTATTTTACACATACTTTCCAGTGTATGGAGTCTGGCATTCTCCTGGCCATGGCCTTTGACAGATATGTGGCTATCTGTGAGCCCTTAAGGCATTCTGCCATTCTCACTAAGAAGGTACTAATCACCATTATAATGGCAGTGACCATTCGAGcctccatcatcatcatcatgtgtCCACTTCTAATTAAGTTGCGCCTCAAGCATTTCCAGACCACAGTCATCTCGCACTCCTACTGTGAGCATATGGCTGTGGTAAAGCTGGCTGCAGAAAATGTCAGAGTCAACAAAGCATATGGACTGTTTGTGGCTTTCTCAGTCCTTGGATTTGATGTGATCTTCATTTTCTTATCCTACGCCTTCATCTTCCAGGCTGTGTTTAAGTTGCCACAGAAGGAGGCACGATTCAAGGCATTCAACACCTGCACAGCCCACATCTTTGTCTTTCTTCAGTTCTATATTCTCACATTTTTTACATCCTTCATACACAGATTTGGCTTCAATGTTGCTCCCTATGTGCATATTCTGCTGTCCAACCTTTACCTGCTTGTTCCGCCGCTGCTTAACCCTATTGTCTATGGAGTGAAGACCAAACAAATCCGGGAGGGAGTGATCAAAATGTTCACTCGCAAGGGTTGA